Proteins encoded together in one Penicillium digitatum chromosome 1, complete sequence window:
- a CDS encoding Major facilitator superfamily domain, general substrate transporter codes for MTQFTTSTRPEPLKSQPTAMEKREETAESLYGSPEIEFRYLEMETPLPIPWITFPPGPTQSPPPEAPSLEKYISPFLWPQWRKSMMTYIACGVTALAGYAAGEVSPASEELTKQWGISPVVYNLSITIFCCGFALAPMVLAPFSEINGRRPIFIASGILFVASLIGCGGTQSFAGLLVARFFQGVGGSTFSTMVGGVISDIYHAQDRNTPMALFSGSALFGTGLAPMISGAIITHTTWRWVFYSHAIVAAVFVVIIYLFFKETRGSVLLSRKAEKLNRYYEQLEDAGHHGVILPSEKGSEEKCIRRIRWKVKSDEQRASIVAMIQISVYRPFHMLLTEPVVFFFSLWVSFSWAVLYLQFSSVPLIFRTNHNFTTEQTGAVFTSLCVGVIIITIISIYQERLAMRFGKHSTSPEGRLYFVCVESVLLPIGLFWFGWSSFPSVHWIAPAMAVGCATMGIFSIYLATFNYLADTYHRYASSAIAAQSCCRNLLGGIFPLVTNAMFTNLGYPEASSLLGGLGAVLTLVPWVLALYGPKIRARSKLASELAH; via the exons ATGACTCAATTTACGACATCGACACGGCCGGAGCCACTTAAATCGCAACCAACAGCTATGGAAAAGCGTGAGGAGACGGCCGAGTCTCTATACGGGTCCCCAGAGATCGAATTCCGGTATTTAGAGATGGAAACACCACTACCAATTCCGTGGATTACTTTCCCTCCCGGCCCTACTCAATCACCACCCCCAGAAGCGCCCAGTCTAGAGAAATACATATCTCCATTTCTGTGGCCGCAATGGCGCAAGTCGATGATGACGTACATCGCCTGCGGAGTAACTGCGCTGGCGGGTTATGCTGCGGGTGAGGTCAGTCCTGCATCGGAGGAACTAACCAAACAATGGGGAATCAGTCCCGTTGTGTACAATCTGAGTATCACAATTTTCTGTTGTGGGTTTGCTCTGGCGCCGATGGTGCTGGCTCCCTTTTCCGAGATTAATGGACGGAGGCCAATCTTTATTGCCAGTGGGATTCTATTCGTTG CTAGTTTAATTGGCTGTGGAGGCACACAGTCCTTTGCTGGATTGCTTGTTGCGCGTTTCTTTCAGGGTGTGGGTGGAT CAACATTCTCCACCATGGTTGGCGGCGTGATCAGTGATATCTATCACGCCCAAGACCGTAACACGCCCATGGCGCTCTTCTCCGGATCTGCATTGTTCGGCACTGGCCTGGCACCGATGATCTCCGGCGCGATCATCACCCACACGACATGGCGCTGGGTGTTCTACTCACACGCTATCGTGGCCGCCGTGTTTGTCGTCATCATCTACTTGTTCTTCAAAGAAACTCGCGGCAGCGTCCTGCTCAGTCGCAAAGCGGAAAAGTTGAACCGGTATTACGAGCAACTCGAAGACGCAGGCCACCACGGTGTCATCCTGCCGAGCGAAAAAGGGTCCGAAGAAAAATGCATTCGCCGAATCAGATGGAAGGTCAAGAGCGATGAGCAACGAGCATCGATCGTAGCAATGATCCAGATCTCAGTGTATCGGCCATTCC ACATGCTCCTCACCGAACCAGTagtctttttcttctccctATGGGTCTCCTTCAGCTGGGCAGTCCTCTACCTCCAATTCAGCTCAGTCCCACTAATCTTCCGCACAAACCACAACTTCACAACCGAGCAAACAGGCGCCGTCTTCACCTCGCTGTGCGTCGGCGTCATTATTATCACAATCATCAGCATCTACCAAGAACGCCTCGCCATGCGCTTCGGTAAACACTCCACTTCTCCCGAGGGCAGGCTGTATTTCGTCTGCGTGGAGTCTGTACTTCTACCCATTGGCTTGTTCTGGTTTGGTTGGAGCTCTTTCCCATCTGTGCACTGGATCGCGCCTGCCATGGCCGTAGGTTGTGCTACCATGGGCATCTTTTCGATTTACCTCGCTACGTTCAATTATCTTGCCGATACTTACCATCGGTATGCAAGTTCAGCGATTGCGGCGCAGTCTTGTT GTCGGAATTTGCTCGGTGGTATCTTTCCACTGGTTACGAATGCCATGTTCACCAACCTTGGATATCCAGAGGCATCGAGTCTGCTGGGAGGTCTT GGTGCTGTTTTGACTCTGGTCCCCTGGGTGCTGGCCTTGTACGGACCCAAGATTCGGGCCAGGAGCAAGCTCGCAAGC GAGCTCGCACATTAA
- a CDS encoding C2H2 transcription factor, putative, which produces MLNSKPYQCHRCPRAFARLEHLQRHDRSHTKEKPFACIECSKAFTRKDLLGRHTRLSHPNASPASQTPTPSPANPPILDVNSLASGGTNAQSNPSALQGPDDHFQALSPAVHRPMLGPLAGTDASAGPTISPTPDFGDALGGFGPGDHGHDFTSFLDSVPLPNHPFLPAYQPLPLFPPWHFSPVTDYDQSSDKGTLTETTPSTPSSSILPRHGAQLPSLQPEGYHIFSKARQPTGFVPVTAHCREKFLNMLTDYANVVPDPSLPSRHALSRCLTGYVTGYHEHYPIMHLPTFDVDSMTLPLFLSMATLGARYCREPDTSMRLYQIAKPVTLEHVHRVFQSGKLSPINVADDIDTLETLQALLYLTSVSLWFINDPPYHEGLSLRSFMEMLMRKGGLNRLPEEDGTWDSWIRRECVKRTKLIVLCFFSIQTIVFDVPPMILTEDFTIELPSTEKEWQASCADLWQAERLKSPGEPKFQDALSGLFASTSNVERFSSLGGYVLIHAILQDIWLMTKAGRLPVSRRNRLTPSSMASTLELVHVEQALERWCQCWERNQESSVDPLSPNGPLSFTSAALLRLAYIRLNADCGSARQLQTWDPVQIATSLRDNLSVRRGDRLTRAALHCAHALSTPVKLGIGFVAHSQVALWSNQHALCSLECAVLLAKWLEAITVSDPDPRLTEQETHLRDFVLEMVMEVQHDVSREWLLATHTRLSAAVTRLWARLFTADHIWEMVALIGRSLNSYADLLEQ; this is translated from the exons ATGTTGAATAGCAAGCCCTACCAGTGTCACCGATGCCCGAGGGCATTTGCTCGTCTAGAACATCTCCAACGACATGATCGATCAC aTACCAAAGAGAAACCGTTTGCGTGCATTGAATGTTCCAAGGCCTTTACCCGCAA GGATCTACTGGGTAGACATACGCGTCTCTCTCACCCCAATGCCAGTCCAGCCAGTCAGACACCGACGCCCTCCCCCGCGAACCCTCCCATCCTAGACGTAAATTCCTTGGCATCAGGAGGCACAAACGCCCAATCTAATCCCAGTGCTTTACAAGGGCCCGATGATCATTTCCAAGCATTATCGCCGGCCGTACACCGCCCTATGCTAGGTCCGTTGGCTGGCACAGATGCTTCTGCGGGACCCACCATATCTCCTACCCCGGATTTCGGAGATGCTCTAGGTGGCTTTGGACCGGGAGATCATGGTCATGACTTTACCTCATTTTTGGATAGCGTTCCCTTGCCAAATCACCCCTTCTTGCCGGCCTATCAGCCACTCCCGCTGTTCCCACCCTGGCACTTCTCCCCGGTTACGGACTATGATCAATCATCCGATAAAGGGACTCTGACGGAGACCACTCCTTCGACTCCTTCGAGTTCGATACTTCCCCGCCATGGCGCTCAGTTACCTTCACTCCAGCCGGAGGGGTATCACATCTTCTCCAAGGCGCGCCAACCCACGGGATTCGTACCGGTCACGGCTCATTGCCGGGAGAAGTTCTTGAACATGTTAACCGACTACGCCAATGTGGTCCCGGATCCATCGTTGCCATCGCGACATGCGCTATCCCGATGTTTGACCGGCTATGTAACCGGTTACCATGAGCACTACCCTATCATGCATCTTCCGACCTTCGATGTGGACTCGATGACATTACCACTCTTCTTGTCGATGGCGACATTGGGTGCACGGTATTGCCGCGAGCCAGACACGAGTATGCGTCTCTATCAGATTGCCAAACCAGTGACTTTGGAACATGTTCACCGGGTCTTCCAGTCGGGTAAGCTGTCCCCGATCAACGTGGCCGACGACATTGATACTCTAGAAACTCTGCAAGCGTTATTGTATCTGACCTCGGTGTCGTTATGGTTTATCAACGATCCCCCATATCACGAGGGGCTGTCGCTTCGCAGTTTTATGGAAATGCTCATGCGAAAAGGGGGACTCAACCGGCTACCCGAGGAGGacgggacatgggatagcTGGATACGACGGGAATGCGTAAAGCGCACCAAACTAATTGTTCTCTGTTTCTTCAGCATCCAAACCATCGTCTTCGATGTCCCACCAATGATTCTTACCGAAGATTTCACAATCGAATTACCCTCCACCGAAAAAGAATGGCAAGCCTCATGCGCCGACCTTTGGCAGGCAGAGCGCCTGAAGAGTCCCGGCGAACCAAAGTTCCAAGATGCCCTCTCCGGCCTATTCGCCTCAACCAGCAATGTCGAACGGTTCTCCTCGCTCGGCGGCTACGTTCTAATCCACGCGATCCTGCAAGACATCTGGCTCATGACGAAAGCGGGCCGACTACCCGTATCACGACGAAACCGCCTCACCCCATCATCAATGGCATCCACGCTCGAGCTCGTACACGTCGAACAAGCACTCGAACGCTGGTGCCAGTGCTGGGAGCGCAACCAAGAATCCTCGGTCGACCCACTCAGCCCAAATGGCCCGCTATCCTTCACATCAGCGGCCCTGCTTCGACTCGCCTACATCCGACTCAACGCAGACTGTGGCTCGGCACGCCAACTGCAAACCTGGGATCCCGTCCAGATCGCCACCAGTCTCCGTGACAACCTCTCCGTCCGACGTGGCGACCGTCTCACACGCGCAGCGCTGCACTGCGCACATGCCCTTAGCACACCCGTCAAGCTCGGGATTGGATTTGTTGCGCACTCACAGGTGGCGCTATGGTCGAATCAGCACGCTTTGTGCTCTCTGGAGTGTGCGGTATTGTTGGCCAAGTGGCTTGAGGCGATTACGGTGTCAGATCCGGATCCGAGACTGACGGAGCAGGAGACCCACTTGCGGGATTTCGTGCTTGAGATGGTAATGGAGGTGCAGCATGATGTCTCGAGGGAGTGGCTACTTGCTACTCATACCCGGCTCAGTGCTGCGGTTACTAGGTTATGGGCGCGACTGTTTACGGCGGACCATATATGGGAGATGGTCGCTTTGATTGGGAGGTCTTTGAACAGTTATGCGGACTTGCTGGAGCAGTAG
- a CDS encoding Lactoylglutathione lyase (Glo1), putative — protein MNAGPFTIYYLGHPPADAKTEEDVAAWAKSTSEMPVMTRTSGLLELYHVHGTENSGADGVVCTGNVAPHLGFAHLGFTVPDVEAAVQRLREGGVRILKDVGVCSRETVPLSGWEEERGIGCGEIHGHYAWFFEKFAMVSDPDGYTVELIPQNV, from the exons ATGAACGCCGGCCCCTTTACGATCTACTACCTCGGACACCCGCCAGCAGATGCAAAGACCGAAGAAGATGTTGCCGCGTGGGCGAAGAGCACAAGCGAAATGCCCGTTATGACGAGGACGAGCGGACTGCTGGAGTTGTATCATGTGCATGGCACGGAGAACAGTGGTGCAGATGGTGTTGTTTGTACGGGGAATGTAGCCCCGCATCTTGGGTTTGCGCATCTGGGGTTCACGGTTCCGGATGTGGAGGCTGCTGTGCAGAGGCTGCGGGAGGGAGGGGTTAGGATTCTGAAGGATGTGGGGGTTTGTTCGAGGGAGACGGTGCCGCTTTCGGGGTGGGAGGAGGAGAGAGGGATTGGTTGTGGGGAGATTCATGGGCATTATGCTTGGTTTTTTGAGAAATTTGCAATGGTTTCTGATCCG GATGGATATACGGTTGAGTTGATTCCTCAAAACGTGTGA
- a CDS encoding Zinc finger, CCCH-type: MQFTDAEAADVKKWVVKKLEDISDADSDVLADYVLALVRSDAPAEEIKKVSVENLEDFLREHTQPFVNELFSTFGPKQPAPPPPAPARQPQPAAHIPSSQPPVNAPSGPRAAVAPGSANRKRTFNEGFQGEPEHDDGGFQNRAMKTARRGGRGGSRGDFISGHQMQQGQQYPPPQQGQLFAPQQQGQQFPTHQQGQQFSPQQPGGFPMIPGFPPFDSNDPMAAMMAMQGMGFPQIPGMPLPGMPGPPGQPGAEQIPQSNQRCPFYDTQGICYLGNTCFYQHGEGGVSKDDEYDPKTAGMHAQRGGAPTRGDRGRGRGRGGFSGRGRGRSDFSSAGPNEDQSVTTIVVEQIPDDKFNEDSVREFFSEFGNITEVSLQPYKKVALVKYETFPEAKAAWSSPKVIFDNRFVKVYWYKPNRDEKLDSAQPETPAFNQEEFEKQQQEAQRAYEEKMKKRQETEAAKQALERQREELAKKQQEERARLMQRLGGTPDKSDATGAGDAMVTESAADDTISDETKKLRAQLAALEAEAKSLGLDPASDPSGRGGYRGRGGFRGRGTYRGRGGYDPNFRGGYRGRGGFAARGRGGVLRLDNRPRRVAVSGVELNSDKDEALRQHLMGVGEYESIEAHPDQPNSVVVAFKERFQAEKLMFSPWNIPSVGDVQLTWMANPPIVLPTAGSSTEFKGGLGQDEPEDTVMSSTSVANTAPARDMDYDVAEDDSWGA, translated from the exons ATGCAGTTCACTGATGCAGAGGCCGCGGATGTAAAGAAATGGGTGGTCAAAAAGCTGGAGGACAT CTCTGATGCCGACTCTGACGTCCTTGCAGACTACGTTTTGGCGCTAGTCAGGTCCGATGCGCCAGCCGAGGAAATCAAGAAGGTGTCGGTGGAAAACCTAGAGGATTTCTTGCGCGAAC ACACGCAACCATTCGTCAATGAGCTCTTTTCAACATTCGGTCCCAAACAACCCGCGCCTCCTCCGCCCGCACCCGCGCGCCAGCCCCAACCCGCTGCTCACATTCCCTCATCACAACCTCCTGTGAACGCCCCCAGCGGCCCGAGAGCTGCTGTCGCTCCCGGCAGTGCAAACCGCAAACGAACCTTTAATGAGGGGTTCCAAGGGGAGCCAGAGCACGATGATGGTGGTTTCCAGAATCGCGCTATGAAGACTGCACGACGCGGCGGGCGCGGAGGTAGTCGTGGCGACTTCATCAGTGGACATCAGATGCAACAGGGTCAACAATATCCTCCACCGCAACAGGGGCAACTATTCGCCCCGCAGCAACAGGGCCAGCAATTCCCTACACATCAACAGGGCCAACAATTCTCTCCGCAGCAGCCTGGTGGCTTCCCCATGATACCCGGTTTCCCGCCGTTCGATTCAAACGACCCTATGGCTGCAATGATGGCTATGCAAGGTATGGGATTCCCGCAAATTCCGGGGATGCCTCTGCCTGGGATGCCTGGTCCTCCTGGTCAGCCAGGAGCCGAACAAATTCCACAAAGCAACCAGCGATGTCCATTctatgatacccaaggtATCTGTTATCTAGGAAATACTTGCTTTTACCAGCATGGCGAGGGAGGCGTTTCGAAAGATGATG AATATGACCCAAAGACTGCGGGTATGCATGCGCAACGTGGTGGCGCTCCCACGCGTGGTGACCGTGGCCGCGGCCGTGGTCGCGGCGGATTCAGCGGACGAGGACGCGGCCGGTCAGATTTCTCATCGGCAGGACCTAATGAAGACCAGTCTGTCACAACTATTGTCGTTGAGCAAATTCCCGACGACAAGTTCAACGAGGATTCTGTGCGCGAGTTCTTCTCCGAGTTCGGTAACATTACCGAGGTCTCTTTGCAACCCTACAAAAAGGTGGCTTTGGTCAAATATGAGACTTTCCCCGAAGCCAAGGCTGCATGGTCCAGTCCTAAGGTTATCTTCGACAACCGCTTCGTGAAGGTTTATTGGTACAAGCCGAATCGCGATGAAAAGCTTGACAGCGCACAGCCTGAGACCCCAGCATTCAACCAAGAAGAGTTCGAGAAGCAACAACAAGAAGCACAGAGAGCGTACgaggagaagatgaaaaagcGACAGGAGACCGAAGCAGCCAAGCAAGCGCTAGAGCGCCAGCGCGAGGAACTTGCCAAGAAGCAGCAGGAAGAGCGCGCCCGTCTCATGCAGCGACTCGGAGGCACACCAGACAAAAGCGATGCTACCGGTGCCGGGGACGCTATGGTCACCGAGTCCGCTGCCGATGATACTATCAGCGATGAGACGAAAAAGCTGCGAGCTCAGCTGGCTGCTctcgaggccgaggcaaagAGTCTTGGACTCGACCCGGCGTCAGACCCTTCGGGGCGCGGTGGATACCGGGGTCGTGGAGGCTTCCGTGGTCGAGGCACATACCGTGGACGCGGTGGTTACGACCCCAATTTCCGCGGAGGATACCGTGGGCGCGGTGGGTTTGCGGCTCGCGGGCGAGGAGGTGTGTTGCGTCTGGATAACCGACCTCGCCGAGTCGCCGTATCAGGCGTTGAGCTTAACTCAGACAAGGACGAAGCACTGCGTCAGCACCTGATG GGCGTTGGCGAATATGAATCCATTGAAGCACATCCAGACCAGCCCAACTCCGTTGTTGTGGCATTTAAAGAGCGTTTCCAGGCCGAGAAGCTCATGTTCTCCCCCTGGAACATCCCCTCTGTGGGCGACGTCCAGCTCACCTGGATGGCCAATCCACCCATTGTACTTCCAACTGCTGGTTCATCAACGGAATTCAAGGGCGGCCTTGGACAAGATGAGCCGGAAGACACAGTCATGTCGTCTACGTCGGTGGCCAATACCGCTCCCGCGCGGGATATGGACTACGATGTTGCGGAGGATGACAGCTGGGGCGCGTAA
- a CDS encoding Translation elongation factor EF-2 subunit, putative: MVNFTIEEIRTLMDRRANIRNMSVIAHVDHGKSTLSDSLVQRAGIISAAKAGEARFMDTRPDEQDRCITIKSTAISLYAKFPDPEDLKEIPQAVDGDEFLINLIDSPGHVDFSSEVTAALRVTDGALVVVDCVSGVCVQTETVLRQALTERIKPVLCINKVDRALLELQVSKEDLYQSFSRTIESVNVIISTYFDKALGDVQVYPDRGTIAFGSGLHGWCFTVRQFAVRYAKKFGVDRKKMLERLWGDNYFNPKTKKWTNKSEYEGKTLERAFNQFILDPIFKIFAAVNHNKRDEIFTLLEKLEVSLTNDEKELEGKALLKLVMRKFLPAADALLEMICIHLPSPVTAQKYRAETLYEGPTDDKACIGIRDCDPTAPLMLYVSKMVPTSDKGRFYAFGRVYSGTVKSGIKVRIQGPNYIPGRKEDLFIKAIQRTILMMGRFVEPIEDVPAGNIVGLVGVDQFLLKSGTLTTDETAHNMKVMKFSVSPVVQRSVEVKNAQDLPKLVEGLKRLSKSDPCVLTMINESGQHIVAGAGELHLEICLKDLEEDHAGVPLRISDPVVAYRETVAGTSSMTALSKSPNKHNRLYMTAQPIEEEVSLAIESGKISPRDDFKARARVLADEYGWDVTDARKIWCFGPDTTGANLLIDQTKAVQYLNEIKDSVVSGFQWATREGPVAEEPMRSVRFNILDVTLHADAIHRGGGQIIPTARRALYAAAMLADPGLLEPIFNVEIQVPEQAMGGIYGVLTRRRGHVYTEEQRPGTPLFMVKAYLPVNESFGFPADLRSATGGQAFPQSVFDHWSILPGGSPLDPTSKPGQVVQEMRKRKGLKEVVPGYENYYDKL, from the exons ATGGTTAA CTTCACTATCGAAGAG ATCCGGACCTTGATGGACCGTCGGGCTAACATCCGAAACATGTCCGTCATTGCTCACG TCGATCACGGAAAGTCCACCCTCTCCGACTCCCTGGTTCAGCGTGCCGGTATTATCTCCGCTGCCAAGGCTGGTGAGGCTCGTTTCATGGACACTCGTCCCGATGAGCAGGACCGTTGCATTACCATCAAGTCCACCGCTATCTCCCTCTACGCCAAGTTCCCCGACCCAGAGGATCTCAAGGAGATTCCCCAGGCCGTCGATGGTGACGAGTTCCTGATCAACTTGATCGATTCCCCCGGTCACGTCGATTTCTCGTCCGAGGTCACTGCTGCTCTCCGTGTCACTGACGGTGCCCTTGTCGTTGTCGACTGTGTCTCCGGTGTCTGTGTCCAGACCGAGACCGTCCTGCGTCAGGCCCTGACCGAGCGTATCAAGCCCGTTCTCTGCATCAACAAGGTCGATCGTGCTCTTCTCGAGCTCCAGGTCTCCAAGGAGGATCTGTACCAGTCCTTCTCCCGTACCATTGAGTCCGTCAACGTCATCATCTCCACCTACTTCGACAAGGCTCTCGGTGACGTCCAGGTCTACCCTGACCGAGGCACTATCGCTTTCGGTTCCGGTCTCCACGGCTGGTGCTTCACTGTCCGCCAGTTCGCCGTCAGATACGCCAAGAAGTTCGGTGTTGACCGCAAGAAGATGCTTGAGCGTCTCTGGGGTGACAACTACTTCAACCCCAAGACCAAGAAGTGGACCAACAAGAGTGAGTACGAGGGCAAGACCCTTGAGCGTGCCTTCAACCAGTTCATTTTGGACCCcatcttcaagatcttcGCCGCTGTCAACCACAACAAGCGTGATGAGATCTTCACTCTCCTCGAGAAGCTCGAGGTCTCCCTCACCAACGATGAGAAGGAGCTCGAGGGCAAGGCCCTCCTCAAGCTCGTCATGCGCAAGTTCCTGCCTGCCGCTGATGCTCTTCTGGAGATGATCTGTATCCACCTGCCTTCCCCCGTTACTGCCCAGAAGTACCGTGCCGAGACTCTCTACGAGGGTCCCACCGACGATAAGGCTTGCATCGGTATCCGTGACTGTGACCCCACTGCTCCTCTGATGCTGTACGTTTCCAAGATGGTGCCCACCTCCGACAAGGGTCGTTTCTACGCCTTCGGTCGTGTCTACTCCGGTACCGTTAAGTCCGGTATCAAGGTTCGCATCCAGGGTCCCAACTACATCCCTGGCCGCAAGGAGGATCTCTTCATCAAGGCCATCCAGCGTACCATTCTTATGATGGGTCGCTTCGTTGAGCCCATTGAGGATGTCCCCGCCGGTAACATTGTCGGTCTGGTTGGTGTCGATCAGTTCCTGCTCAAGTCCGGTACCCTCACTACCGATGAGACTGCCCACAACATGAAGGTCATGAAGTTCTCCGTCTCCCCCGTCGTGCAGCGCTCCGTCGAGGTCAAGAACGCCCAGGATTTGCCCAAGCTTGTCGAGGGTCTCAAGCGTCTCTCCAAGTCCGACCCCTGTGTTCTGACCATGATCAACGAGTCTGGCCAGCACATTGTTGCCGGTGCTGGTGAGCTCCACCTTGAGATTTGTCTCAAGGATCTCGAGGAGGACCACGCTGGTGTTCCTCTCCGTATTTCCGACCCCGTCGTTGCTTACCGTGAGACCGTCGCTGGTACCTCCAGCATGACTGCCCTGTCCAAGTCCCCCAACAAGCACAACCGTCTCTACATGACCGCTCAGCCCATCGAGGAGGAAGTCTCCCTCGCCATTGAGTCTGGCAAGATCAGCCCCCGTGACGACTTCAAGGCCCGTGCCCGTGTTCTTGCTGACGAGTACGGCTGGGATGTCACCGATGCCCGTAAGATTTGGTGCTTCGGTCCCGACACCACCGGTGCCAACCTGCTCATCGACCAGACCAAGGCCGTGCAGTACCTCAACGAAATCAAGGACTCTGTTGTCTCCGGTTTCCAGTGGGCTACCCGCGAGGGTCCTGTTGCCGAGGAGCCCATGCGCTCCGTCCGCTTCAACATCCTTGATGTTACCCTGCACGCTGATGCTATTCACCGTGGTGGTGGTCAGATCATCCCCACTGCTCGTCGTGCTCTGTACGCCGCTGCCATGTTGGCTGACCCCGGTCTCCTCGAGCCCATCTTCAACGTCGAGATCCAGGTTCCCGAGCAGGCTATGGGTGGAATCTACGGTGTTCTCACCCGCCGTCGTGGCCACGTCTACACCGAGGAGCAGCGTCCTGGTACTCCTCTGTTCATGGTCAAGGCTTACTTGCCCGTCAACGAGTCTTTCGGTTTCCCCGCCGATCTGCGCTCCGCTACCGGTGGTCAGGCTTTCCCCCAGTCCGTCTTCGATCACTGGAGCATCCTCCCCGGCGGTTCTCCTCTCGACCCCACCTCCAAGCCCGGTCAGGTTGTCCAGGAAATGCGCAAGCGCAAGGGTCTCAAGGAGGTCGTTCCCGGCTACGAAAAC TACTACGACAAGCTGTAA